A single region of the Brachypodium distachyon strain Bd21 chromosome 3, Brachypodium_distachyon_v3.0, whole genome shotgun sequence genome encodes:
- the LOC100836348 gene encoding proline-rich protein 4, which translates to MAVLRRGFLIGVCAVLIMAIANAEAASVVVGLAKCADCTRKNMKAEQAFKGVHVAIKCKNSNGDYESKAVGHLDGTGAFSVPLAADLHGADCLAQLHSTANNAPCPGQEPSKIVPLSEGTFGFVAGKTHYPSAVCASATLCEPIKKHIIDHFHKKPVPPKPEPKPEPKPDYHPVPPTPTYGGGGGGGGHPTPIYHPPAQHYLNCIPGNSLNLDHLYCTVHTDYVHIFSPQRSHLLQHHRANMVVPRRGFLLGVCAVLIMAIANAEAAASVVVGLAKCADCTRKNMKAEQAFKGLHVAIKCKNSKGEYESKAVGHLDGTGAFSVPLAADLHGADCLAQLHSAANNAPCPGQEPSKIVPLSEDTFGVVGGKTQYPSAECASATLCEPIKKYIIDHFHKKPVPPKPEPKSEPKPHPQPDYHSAPTPTYGGGHLMPFKKHIIDHFHKKPVPPKPEPRPEPNPQPQPDYHPAPPTPTYGGEHLMPFKKHIIDHFHKKPVPPNPEPKPEPKPQPQPDYHPAPPTPSYGGGHPMSFKKHIIDHFHKKPVPSKPEPKPEPKPDYHPAPPTPTPTYGGEHPTPIYHPPAQH; encoded by the exons ATGGCAGTTCTTCGAAGGGGATTTCTCATTGGCGTTTGCGCCGTTCTGATCATGGCGATTGCAAACGCCGAGGCAGCTTCGGTCGTCGTCGGCTTGGCCAAGTGCGCCGACTGCACCAGGAAGAACATGAAGGCCGAGCAAGCTTTCAAGG GTGTCCACGTGGCCATCAAGTGCAAGAACAGCAACGGCGACTACGAGAGCAAGGCCGTGGGCCATCTGGACGGCACCGGCGCGTTCAGCGtgcccctcgccgccgacctccaCGGCGCCGACTGCCTGGCCCAGCTCCATAGCACGGCCAACAACGCGCCATGCCCTGGGCAGGAGCCATCCAAAATCGTGCCGCTTTCCGAAGGCACATTCGGCTTCGTCGCAGGAAAGACCCACTACCCGTCGGCCGTGTGCGCGTCAGCGACGTTGTGCGAGCCCATCAAGAAGCACATCATCGACCACTTCCACAAGAAGCCTGTCCCACCGAAACCGGAGCCCAAACCTGAGCCCAAGCCGGACTACCACCCCGTCCCACCCACGCCCACctacggaggaggaggaggaggaggaggacaccCCACGCCCATCTACCACCCTCCGGCTCAGCAtta CCTAAATTGCATCCCTggaaattccttgaatttaGATCACCTATACTGCACAGTGCACACTGAC TACGTACACATCTTCTCACCACAACGATCACACTTGCTCCAACATCACCGTGCGAACATGGTAGTTCCTCGGAGGGGATTTCTCCTCGGCGTTTGCGCCGTCCTGATCATGGCGATTGCAAACGCCGAGGCTGCAGCgtccgtcgtcgtcggcctGGCCAAGTGCGCCGACTGCACCCGGAAGAACATGAAGGCCGAGCAAGCTTTCAAGG GTCTCCACGTGGCCATCAAGTGCAAGAACAGCAAGGGCGAGTACGAGAGCAAGGCCGTGGGCCATCTCGATGGCACCGGCGCGTTCAGCGTGCCCCTCGCTGCTGACCTCCATGGCGCCGACTGCCTCGCCCAGCTCCACAGCGCGGCCAACAACGCGCCGTGCCCCGGGCAGGAGCCATCTAAGATCGTGCCGCTTTCTGAGGACACATTTGGTGTTGTCGGAGGAAAGACCCAGTACCCATCGGCGGAGTGTGCGTCGGCGACATTGTGCGAGCCCATCAAGAAATACATCATTGACCATTTTCACAAGAAGCCCGTGCCGCCCAAGCCGGAGCCGAAATCAGAACCCAAACCGCATCCCCAGCCGGACTATCACTCTGCCCCCACACCCACCTATGGAGGAGGGCACCTCATGCCCTTCAAGAAACACATCATTGATCATTTCCACAAGAAACCCGTGCCGCCCAAGCCGGAGCCAAGGCCAGAGCCCAACCCGCAGCCCCAACCGGACTACCACCCTGCCCCACCCACGCCCACCTACGGAGGAGAGCACCTCATGCCCTTCAAGAAACACATCATTGACCATTTCCACAAGAAACCTGTGCCGCCCAATCCGGAGCCCAAGCCAGAGCCCAAGCCGCAGCCCCAGCCAGACTACCACCCCGCCCCACCAACGCCTAGCTATGGAGGAGGGCACCCCATGTCATTCAAGAAACACATCATTGACCATTTTCACAAGAAGCCCGTGCCGTCCAAACCGGAGCCCAAGCCAGAGCCCAAGCCGGACTACCACCCCGCCCCACCCACTCCCACGCCCACCTATGGAGGAGAACACCCCACGCCCATCTACCACCCTCCGGCTCAGCACTAA